One region of Polynucleobacter sp. SHI8 genomic DNA includes:
- a CDS encoding tripartite tricarboxylate transporter substrate binding protein, giving the protein MTAFIQSFSFAQEKWPSKTITMVVPFPPGGVADTVARPVAEAMSRQLGQPVIIENKAGAGGGVGMAYVAKAKPDGYTILMTLSSISIIPEADKILGKDISYQINQFKPIARFTADPTVLVVRADSPWMTYDQFLADMKKNPGKYNFGSSGNYGTMHIPMEMIKLSDHFEMKHIPYTGAGPAIVGLLGGQVDAIATGPASIVQQIKAGKVRALAHWGNTKLNSLPDVKSFKDLGKPVEFAQWSGLFVPAGVSPEITDRLREVAKLAANDEKVKIVLEGAGSPIQYLDAPAFQTYWNTDAKKMADIVKSIGKVE; this is encoded by the coding sequence ATGACTGCTTTCATTCAGTCATTTTCATTTGCTCAAGAAAAATGGCCTTCAAAAACCATCACGATGGTCGTGCCTTTTCCCCCAGGTGGTGTTGCCGATACTGTTGCAAGGCCCGTTGCTGAGGCAATGAGTCGCCAATTAGGTCAACCAGTCATTATTGAAAATAAAGCAGGTGCTGGCGGTGGTGTCGGAATGGCATACGTAGCAAAAGCTAAACCTGATGGCTACACCATCTTGATGACTCTCTCTTCTATTTCCATTATTCCTGAAGCGGATAAAATTTTAGGTAAAGATATTTCTTATCAAATTAATCAATTTAAGCCGATTGCTAGATTTACAGCCGACCCAACGGTTTTAGTTGTGCGTGCCGATAGTCCCTGGATGACTTATGATCAGTTTTTGGCTGATATGAAGAAAAATCCCGGTAAATACAATTTCGGATCATCCGGTAATTACGGAACTATGCACATCCCAATGGAAATGATTAAGCTCAGCGATCATTTCGAGATGAAACATATTCCTTACACAGGAGCAGGTCCTGCAATTGTTGGCTTATTAGGTGGGCAAGTAGATGCAATTGCGACAGGCCCTGCTTCGATTGTGCAACAAATTAAAGCCGGAAAAGTTCGTGCACTAGCTCATTGGGGTAATACGAAACTCAATAGCCTACCGGATGTCAAAAGTTTTAAAGACTTAGGCAAACCTGTTGAGTTTGCACAGTGGTCAGGGTTATTTGTGCCAGCAGGTGTTTCCCCAGAAATAACGGATCGACTTCGTGAGGTAGCTAAGCTAGCGGCTAATGACGAAAAGGTGAAAATCGTGCTCGAAGGTGCTGGCTCTCCGATTCAATATCTTGACGCACCTGCCTTCCAAACCTACTGGAATACCGATGCTAAAAAAATGGCTGATATTGTCAAATCCATTGGTAAAGTCGAATAA
- the thiE gene encoding thiamine phosphate synthase, with the protein MASKLMSLLSSKERILAEKILEAHHALKIEQRDTDQHIVLTSEDTIYRIVKVACFELGFIQQDAELIAKAWSKQSSKSSFDPEKWPGDLQDFDRHPNRLSPFANCPQQLGLYVVAPTAEWVAKLAQAGVKTIQLRFKSSSEELIYEEVQAAVKSVQGYPCHLFINDHWQAAIKYKAYGVHLGQEDLSSADFDVIASAGLRLGISTHGYAEMLRAIAYHPSYIALGAIFPTTLKAMETAPQGIGRLRQYAKLLKDYSLVGIGGVDASNMREVIDCQVGSVAVVRAVIQAQDYASAIAQLQSYFVSN; encoded by the coding sequence TTGGCATCAAAGTTAATGTCTCTTTTAAGTTCTAAAGAACGCATTCTCGCCGAGAAAATCCTTGAGGCACATCACGCGCTAAAAATTGAGCAAAGAGATACTGATCAACATATTGTATTGACAAGCGAGGACACGATCTATCGAATCGTCAAAGTCGCTTGCTTTGAACTAGGGTTTATTCAGCAAGATGCTGAACTAATTGCAAAGGCTTGGTCAAAGCAATCATCAAAATCGTCCTTCGATCCTGAAAAGTGGCCTGGTGATCTGCAAGATTTTGATCGCCATCCCAACCGTTTGTCGCCATTTGCTAACTGTCCTCAACAATTAGGCCTGTATGTTGTAGCACCCACCGCAGAATGGGTGGCTAAACTAGCTCAAGCAGGTGTCAAAACGATTCAGCTACGTTTTAAATCATCGAGTGAAGAACTCATCTATGAAGAGGTTCAAGCGGCAGTTAAGAGTGTTCAAGGTTACCCTTGCCATCTTTTTATCAACGATCATTGGCAAGCTGCGATCAAATACAAGGCTTATGGGGTTCACCTCGGTCAAGAAGATCTCAGTAGCGCAGATTTTGACGTCATCGCGTCGGCGGGATTGCGATTAGGTATTAGTACTCACGGATACGCTGAAATGCTTCGGGCTATTGCTTATCACCCTAGTTATATCGCCTTAGGAGCCATTTTTCCAACCACATTAAAAGCGATGGAGACAGCACCCCAAGGTATTGGGAGATTGCGCCAATATGCCAAACTACTCAAAGATTATTCTTTAGTTGGTATTGGCGGTGTTGACGCAAGTAATATGCGTGAGGTTATTGACTGTCAAGTGGGTTCTGTTGCAGTAGTTCGTGCCGTCATTCAAGCGCAAGACTACGCATCAGCAATTGCACAACTGCAGTCTTATTTTGTGTCTAATTGA
- a CDS encoding short-chain dehydrogenase/reductase: MSVMYSDLKNKIVIVTGGSKGIGFAIARAFAAQGCAIRLVARDSVSLEKAHQDLVHEFGVDVKSMAVNLSDDKNIDSLAPFYEDADILVNSAGAMGRGTLKDIDPAKFRDAWEGKVMSTIFLTRRIYPFMQKRPHGGVIINIIGIAADRLNFKSIGTSTANAALAAFTKAMGSESTNDNIRIVGIHPGLIRTPRTEVLVNPTSDADRKAYENLMKNLPYGRMGEPSEIANLALFLASEQAAYISGEVMSVDGGSRYRY, translated from the coding sequence ATGTCCGTCATGTATTCTGATTTAAAAAATAAAATTGTCATCGTCACTGGAGGCTCAAAGGGTATTGGTTTTGCCATTGCCAGAGCTTTTGCCGCTCAAGGATGTGCAATTCGTCTTGTTGCAAGAGATTCAGTCTCGTTAGAAAAAGCCCATCAAGACCTTGTTCACGAGTTTGGTGTCGATGTTAAGTCAATGGCGGTCAATCTTTCTGACGACAAAAATATTGATTCACTCGCGCCGTTTTATGAGGATGCCGATATTTTGGTGAATTCTGCAGGTGCCATGGGTCGCGGAACTCTCAAAGATATCGATCCTGCAAAATTTCGTGATGCTTGGGAAGGTAAAGTCATGTCTACCATATTCCTTACACGAAGAATTTACCCATTTATGCAAAAGCGTCCTCATGGTGGGGTCATCATTAATATTATTGGTATTGCAGCTGATCGCCTCAATTTCAAATCAATTGGCACCAGTACTGCAAACGCAGCACTTGCCGCGTTTACGAAAGCGATGGGGTCAGAAAGTACAAACGACAATATTCGTATAGTCGGTATCCATCCTGGCTTAATCCGCACGCCTAGAACAGAGGTATTGGTTAACCCAACATCAGATGCCGACCGTAAAGCTTATGAAAATTTAATGAAAAACTTACCCTACGGCCGTATGGGCGAACCATCAGAAATTGCCAACCTCGCCCTCTTCCTTGCTTCAGAGCAAGCTGCTTATATTAGTGGTGAAGTCATGAGTGTGGATGGCGGCTCACGCTATAGATATTAA
- a CDS encoding protein adenylyltransferase SelO: MHPTIGALPFEKGFLELGPEFSTRLQPTPLPQPSWVVTSPELASTIGLDARFIEDQESLNILMGNTVPDGIHPFASVYSGHQFGVWAGQLGDGRAISLGQITHQDKIWEIQLKGAGPTPYSRMGDGRSVLRSSIREFLCSEAMHHLGIPTTRALAITSSTAPVLRESLETAAVVTRIAPSFIRFGHFEHFAANGLHEQLQVLCNHVIEHHYSHLLKSDLPYLVLFKEVLERSAHLVAQWQSVGFCHGVLNTDNMSILGLTLDYGPFGFMDKFSMNHICNHTDSQGRYSFANQPSVFYWNLVRLAQALLPVIAHNESDEAMEQAIEQIKPILSTFSDIYQQHYRQLMSKKLGFQGSVGHQSNELIQELIKILDHNRVDYTFFFRNLTKVILQPNNPILKDLIIDRNAFDQWLQNYLNYLHTFNIPLSDIATQMNQVNPKYILRQHLAQNAIALSQSGDHSLTQALQRCLVHPFDEQPEFEDFAKLPPEWAEHLEVSCSS; the protein is encoded by the coding sequence ATGCATCCCACCATTGGAGCTCTCCCTTTTGAAAAAGGTTTTTTAGAGCTCGGGCCTGAGTTTTCTACCCGCTTACAACCAACCCCACTACCTCAACCCAGTTGGGTCGTCACGTCCCCTGAATTGGCATCTACAATCGGACTTGATGCAAGGTTTATCGAGGATCAAGAGTCTTTAAACATTCTGATGGGTAATACTGTTCCAGATGGTATTCACCCTTTTGCAAGTGTCTACTCTGGCCACCAATTCGGTGTTTGGGCGGGACAATTAGGGGATGGTCGTGCCATTTCTCTTGGCCAAATTACCCATCAAGATAAGATCTGGGAAATCCAACTCAAAGGTGCAGGGCCAACTCCTTATTCAAGAATGGGTGATGGTCGCTCCGTGCTCAGATCTTCTATTCGTGAATTTTTATGTTCTGAGGCAATGCACCATTTAGGTATCCCAACGACAAGGGCTCTTGCCATCACTTCTTCGACGGCTCCAGTGTTAAGAGAGTCGCTAGAAACTGCTGCAGTTGTGACGCGTATTGCTCCTAGCTTCATTCGCTTCGGACATTTTGAACATTTTGCTGCGAATGGTCTTCATGAACAATTACAAGTCCTTTGCAACCATGTCATTGAGCATCACTATTCACATCTTCTCAAAAGTGATCTGCCTTACCTTGTTTTATTTAAAGAAGTACTCGAACGATCTGCGCACTTGGTTGCCCAGTGGCAATCAGTAGGCTTTTGCCATGGAGTTTTAAATACCGATAATATGTCAATCCTAGGACTGACATTAGATTATGGACCGTTTGGTTTTATGGATAAGTTCTCGATGAACCATATCTGTAATCATACGGACTCTCAAGGCAGGTACTCATTTGCTAATCAACCATCGGTCTTTTATTGGAATCTCGTACGACTTGCCCAAGCTTTACTCCCCGTCATTGCTCATAACGAGAGTGATGAGGCTATGGAGCAAGCGATTGAACAGATTAAACCCATACTTTCCACCTTTTCGGATATCTATCAACAACATTACCGTCAGTTGATGTCTAAAAAATTAGGTTTCCAAGGCTCAGTTGGGCATCAGTCAAACGAACTCATTCAAGAACTCATCAAGATCTTGGATCACAATCGTGTAGACTACACCTTCTTTTTTAGAAATTTGACGAAGGTCATTCTTCAACCAAACAATCCCATTTTGAAAGACCTCATCATTGATAGAAATGCTTTCGATCAATGGTTGCAAAATTACTTGAACTATTTACATACTTTCAACATACCTTTATCAGATATCGCTACACAAATGAATCAAGTGAACCCTAAATATATTTTGCGCCAGCACCTCGCACAAAATGCGATTGCACTATCACAAAGCGGGGATCACTCATTAACTCAAGCTTTACAACGATGCCTCGTTCATCCGTTTGATGAACAACCGGAGTTTGAAGACTTTGCCAAGCTTCCGCCAGAGTGGGCTGAACATCTTGAAGTTTCTTGTTCTTCTTAA
- a CDS encoding FAD-dependent oxidoreductase, with protein MTPSRKNIAILGAGLLGRLLAVELANAGCQVSVYDKSSPQSPQSAAFVAAAMLAPLAESVSTEESIVRMGYYSLVRWPKILKLLKEDVFFQQNGSLIVWHQQDASSAQHFKNQLKKTTESLTHSHLVQNLNKLDLIQLEPQLSRQFEEGIFLPEEGQLDNRELLDGLLKKGIELGVQYQWQFAVNVEEFPTDTFDHVIDCRGLGAKSNVPDLRGVRGEVIRIYAPEVKLTRPVRLIHPKYPIYIAPKRNHVYVIGATEIESEDDSPMSVRSALELLSAAYTVHSGFAEARILESGAQCRPSFKNNLPKIMLHKDHRFIHVNGLYRHGFLIAPAIVDRLLNILLEDRNPLANQLDIEIQDLSYDHIC; from the coding sequence GTGACTCCTTCTCGCAAAAACATCGCAATTCTGGGCGCTGGATTATTAGGTAGACTGCTTGCAGTTGAGTTAGCAAATGCAGGCTGCCAAGTCAGCGTCTATGACAAAAGTAGCCCTCAAAGTCCGCAGTCTGCGGCTTTTGTCGCTGCTGCTATGCTTGCCCCTCTTGCCGAATCTGTCAGTACCGAAGAGAGTATTGTGAGGATGGGTTACTACAGTTTAGTCCGCTGGCCGAAAATCCTTAAACTCCTAAAAGAGGATGTTTTCTTCCAACAAAATGGTTCATTGATTGTTTGGCACCAACAAGACGCTTCTAGTGCACAACACTTTAAAAACCAATTAAAAAAAACCACCGAATCCCTTACCCATTCGCACCTTGTGCAAAATCTCAACAAACTCGACTTAATCCAACTTGAGCCACAGTTAAGTCGTCAATTTGAGGAAGGTATTTTTCTACCGGAGGAAGGTCAGTTAGATAATCGGGAGCTATTGGATGGCCTCCTCAAAAAAGGTATTGAATTGGGAGTGCAATATCAATGGCAGTTCGCGGTTAATGTAGAGGAATTTCCTACAGATACGTTTGATCATGTGATTGACTGTAGAGGCTTAGGCGCAAAGTCCAATGTACCCGACTTAAGAGGGGTCCGCGGCGAAGTTATCCGTATCTATGCTCCCGAAGTAAAGCTTACTCGCCCTGTTCGTTTAATCCATCCTAAGTACCCAATTTATATTGCCCCAAAAAGAAATCATGTTTATGTGATTGGCGCGACAGAAATTGAATCTGAAGATGATTCACCGATGAGTGTGAGGTCTGCTCTAGAGCTACTGAGTGCTGCCTATACCGTTCATTCTGGATTTGCAGAGGCACGCATCCTAGAATCAGGCGCTCAGTGTCGACCTAGCTTTAAAAATAACTTACCCAAAATAATGCTTCACAAAGACCATCGTTTCATTCATGTCAATGGCTTATATCGTCATGGCTTTTTAATTGCGCCTGCCATCGTAGATCGTCTGTTAAACATTCTTCTAGAGGATAGAAATCCTTTAGCAAACCAATTAGATATTGAAATCCAAGACTTATCTTATGATCATATTTGTTAA
- the thiD gene encoding bifunctional hydroxymethylpyrimidine kinase/phosphomethylpyrimidine kinase → MTNRIPHILSIAGSDSGGGAGIQADLKTMSAFGAFGMTAITAVTSQNSLGVHWIEHLSCQSVDTQIHAVTADFGVGAVKIGMLGSIEMVHCVAQAITKYNLSHTVLDPVLVATSGAALGDKSTAQAMVAELFPIVSLITPNLYEASIFLGRQIKTIDQMEQAAVDLLQLGPKAVLLKGGHLENTDSLDDVLVYLQGENLQIRHFPHPKVITKNTHGTGCSLSSAIACGLGGGLSLEEAVDVAIEFVQQALLHGSQLTMTLGSGPIWHAYEQYPQLDTK, encoded by the coding sequence ATGACAAACCGAATACCTCATATTTTATCGATTGCCGGCTCCGATAGTGGTGGTGGAGCAGGCATACAAGCGGACTTAAAAACGATGTCTGCCTTTGGTGCTTTTGGGATGACTGCAATCACCGCAGTAACCTCTCAAAACTCATTAGGTGTTCACTGGATTGAACATCTCAGTTGTCAATCTGTGGATACTCAAATACATGCAGTAACAGCTGATTTTGGCGTGGGAGCTGTCAAAATAGGAATGCTCGGTAGTATAGAAATGGTGCACTGTGTTGCTCAGGCAATTACAAAATATAACTTGAGCCATACGGTTTTAGATCCTGTTCTTGTAGCTACCTCAGGTGCTGCGCTTGGGGATAAATCGACCGCTCAAGCGATGGTGGCGGAATTGTTTCCGATTGTGAGCCTTATAACGCCCAATTTATATGAAGCAAGTATTTTTTTAGGTCGCCAAATCAAAACAATCGATCAAATGGAGCAAGCTGCTGTTGATTTACTGCAGCTCGGACCAAAGGCCGTCTTATTAAAAGGTGGTCATCTGGAAAATACGGATTCTCTTGATGATGTTTTGGTTTATCTTCAAGGAGAGAATTTGCAAATTAGGCATTTTCCCCATCCTAAAGTGATAACTAAAAATACCCATGGAACGGGCTGTAGTTTGTCGAGTGCCATTGCTTGTGGTTTAGGTGGTGGACTTTCTCTTGAGGAAGCGGTGGATGTTGCTATAGAGTTCGTGCAACAAGCTTTATTACATGGATCGCAACTAACAATGACTTTGGGATCTGGTCCCATTTGGCATGCTTATGAGCAGTATCCTCAATTAGACACAAAATAA
- a CDS encoding aldo/keto reductase: MKYRLLGPTGLYVSELCLGTMTFGNQGFWSVMGGLQQKDVNQLVQTAYDEGINFIDTANVYSFGESESFLGQAIKDTRITRDQIVIATKSTGIMDETPNGRGQSRFHIFNEVDASLKRLQLDYIDLYQIHGFDPLTPLEETLGALNDVVRSGKVRYIGLCNMAAWQIMKSLGISRAKNYSEFISVQAFYSIASRDLEREVFPLLNDQGLGLMVWSPLAGGFLSGKYQRNVNAPAGSRRSGEFDFPPINKDRAYTCIEAMEPIAKAHGVSVARVALAWVLAKKEVSSVIIGAKTKEQLLDNVEASSLVLSPDEIAQLDSISAIPKEYPGWMIDFQAAYRANPPVKVK, from the coding sequence ATGAAATATCGCTTACTTGGACCTACTGGTCTTTATGTTTCAGAACTCTGCTTAGGAACCATGACCTTTGGTAACCAAGGATTTTGGTCTGTCATGGGTGGACTCCAGCAAAAAGATGTCAATCAATTAGTTCAGACTGCTTATGATGAAGGTATTAATTTTATTGATACAGCCAATGTTTATTCATTTGGTGAGTCAGAATCTTTTTTGGGTCAAGCGATCAAAGACACGCGTATAACTAGAGATCAAATCGTTATTGCTACAAAATCAACTGGCATCATGGATGAAACTCCAAACGGTCGTGGTCAATCAAGATTCCATATTTTTAATGAGGTAGACGCTAGTCTCAAACGTCTTCAACTCGACTATATCGATTTATATCAAATACATGGCTTTGATCCTTTAACTCCTTTAGAAGAAACATTGGGTGCTTTAAATGATGTGGTTCGGAGTGGCAAGGTTCGTTATATTGGTCTTTGTAATATGGCTGCTTGGCAAATCATGAAATCACTGGGAATTTCTAGAGCAAAAAACTATAGTGAATTTATCAGTGTTCAAGCCTTCTATTCCATCGCTAGTCGTGATCTGGAGCGTGAGGTTTTCCCATTATTAAATGATCAAGGTTTGGGCTTGATGGTCTGGAGCCCTCTCGCTGGTGGCTTTTTATCTGGAAAATATCAACGTAACGTAAATGCTCCAGCAGGCTCTAGACGATCTGGAGAGTTTGATTTTCCGCCAATCAATAAAGATCGAGCCTACACCTGCATCGAAGCCATGGAACCAATCGCTAAAGCCCATGGTGTTTCAGTTGCCAGAGTTGCATTGGCTTGGGTTTTAGCTAAGAAAGAGGTTTCTTCAGTCATTATTGGTGCCAAAACAAAGGAACAACTGTTAGATAATGTCGAAGCTTCTTCTCTGGTTCTAAGCCCTGATGAAATCGCTCAACTTGACTCAATCAGTGCGATTCCTAAGGAATATCCTGGCTGGATGATCGATTTTCAAGCCGCTTACCGAGCAAATCCACCAGTAAAAGTAAAGTAA
- the thiC gene encoding phosphomethylpyrimidine synthase ThiC produces the protein MNKPQELTLGSLEQDLGQKFAYPASTKRYLTGSRPDILAPYRVIEQTATKTSTGELLENPPIPVYDTSGPYSDPEVVINLEEGLPVPRKPWIIDRNDTVELAGPTSIYGIARAQDAKTKHLRFSHIAPPRVAKEGHNVSQMHYAKKGIITPEMEYVALRESLNLASLRKDPRYQQILKQHPGHSYGANLPEEVTAEFVRQEIAAGRAIIPANINHPELEPMIIGRNFRVKINGNLGNSAVTSSINEEVEKMIWSIRWGADTIMDLSTGDNIHETREWIIRNSPVPIGTVPIYQALDKVGGVAEDLTWEIFKDTLIEQAEQGVDYFTIHAGVLLRYVPLTADRITGIVSRGGSIMAKWCLAHHKENFLYTHFNEICEIMNAYDVSFSLGDGLRPGCIADSNDAAQFGELRTLGELTQIAWQHDVQVMIEGPGHVPMQRIEENMHEELKHCLEAPFYTLGPLITDIAPGYDHITSGIGAAQIGWYGTAMLCYVTPKEHLGLPNKEDVRVGIITYKIAAHGADLAKGMPGAQLRDNALSKSRFEFRWEDQFNLGLDPERAREYHDATLPADGAKIAHFCSMCGPKFCSMKITQEVRDYAANQGNNPQEGMQEKSIEFRKKGSQIYQ, from the coding sequence ATGAATAAACCCCAAGAACTTACTTTAGGTAGCCTAGAACAAGACCTCGGTCAAAAGTTCGCCTATCCAGCATCTACTAAAAGATACCTCACTGGCTCTCGCCCAGATATTTTGGCACCGTATCGTGTGATTGAACAAACTGCTACCAAAACTTCAACAGGGGAATTACTAGAAAACCCCCCGATTCCTGTCTATGACACTTCAGGCCCTTACAGTGATCCCGAGGTAGTCATTAATTTAGAAGAAGGTTTACCAGTTCCAAGAAAACCTTGGATTATTGATCGAAATGATACGGTTGAACTCGCAGGCCCAACTTCCATATACGGAATAGCGCGTGCTCAAGATGCCAAAACGAAACATTTACGTTTTTCGCACATAGCCCCTCCTCGCGTTGCGAAGGAAGGTCACAATGTGAGTCAAATGCATTACGCAAAAAAAGGCATTATTACTCCTGAAATGGAATACGTTGCCCTGCGGGAATCTTTAAATCTGGCTAGTCTGCGCAAAGATCCTCGTTATCAACAAATCCTCAAACAACATCCTGGTCATTCCTATGGAGCCAATCTTCCTGAAGAGGTTACTGCAGAGTTTGTGCGTCAAGAAATTGCTGCTGGACGCGCTATTATCCCGGCCAATATCAATCATCCCGAATTAGAGCCAATGATTATCGGTCGTAACTTCCGTGTCAAAATCAATGGCAACTTAGGTAATTCCGCTGTCACGTCTTCCATCAATGAAGAAGTTGAAAAAATGATTTGGTCGATTCGTTGGGGCGCAGATACGATCATGGATTTATCTACTGGCGATAACATTCATGAAACCCGTGAATGGATAATTCGTAACTCCCCCGTTCCGATTGGTACGGTACCGATTTATCAAGCTTTAGATAAAGTGGGTGGTGTTGCTGAGGATCTCACTTGGGAAATTTTCAAAGATACGCTGATTGAACAGGCTGAGCAAGGTGTCGACTACTTTACGATCCATGCGGGTGTTTTACTCCGTTATGTCCCGCTAACAGCAGACCGCATAACAGGTATCGTTTCTCGTGGTGGATCAATTATGGCTAAGTGGTGTCTTGCACATCACAAAGAAAACTTCCTCTACACACACTTCAATGAAATCTGTGAAATCATGAATGCCTATGACGTTTCATTTAGTCTTGGCGATGGACTTCGCCCTGGTTGTATTGCTGACTCAAATGACGCAGCCCAATTTGGTGAACTTCGCACACTTGGCGAACTAACGCAAATTGCTTGGCAGCATGACGTACAAGTCATGATTGAAGGTCCTGGTCATGTGCCAATGCAACGCATCGAAGAAAACATGCATGAAGAACTCAAGCATTGTTTAGAAGCTCCCTTTTATACGCTTGGCCCTCTTATTACTGATATCGCTCCTGGCTATGATCACATTACCAGTGGCATTGGCGCTGCACAGATTGGTTGGTACGGTACTGCCATGTTATGTTATGTCACGCCTAAAGAGCACCTTGGTTTACCAAACAAAGAAGATGTTCGTGTGGGAATCATTACCTACAAAATTGCCGCTCATGGTGCAGACCTTGCTAAAGGTATGCCCGGTGCTCAGTTACGGGATAATGCCCTTTCCAAATCGCGCTTCGAGTTCCGCTGGGAAGATCAATTTAATCTTGGATTAGACCCTGAACGTGCGCGGGAATATCATGATGCAACTCTGCCCGCTGATGGCGCAAAAATTGCTCACTTCTGCTCGATGTGTGGTCCTAAATTTTGCTCAATGAAAATCACTCAAGAGGTACGTGATTACGCTGCTAATCAGGGAAATAATCCTCAAGAGGGTATGCAAGAGAAATCGATTGAATTCCGTAAAAAAGGTTCACAAATTTATCAATAA
- the thiS gene encoding sulfur carrier protein ThiS, whose product MIIFVNQVRRELSESMQLDELLHELQPKNPFAISINSQFIAKAHYAMTMVQENDSIEIISPVTGG is encoded by the coding sequence ATGATCATATTTGTTAACCAAGTCCGCAGAGAACTTTCTGAGTCCATGCAACTTGATGAGTTACTTCATGAGTTACAACCAAAAAATCCTTTTGCGATTTCGATTAATTCTCAATTTATTGCAAAAGCACATTATGCGATGACCATGGTGCAAGAAAATGATTCCATCGAAATCATCTCACCGGTCACAGGAGGCTAA
- a CDS encoding thiazole synthase yields MMSNLNDSGFTLYGQTFSSRLLLGTSRYPSPQILEDAIQIAQPAMVTASLRRQGANPSEISSGFWDLLKKLHIPVLPNTAGCHRPEEVIQIAHMAREVFNTDWLKLELIGDDYTLQPDTLNLVETAKILIKDGFKVLPYCTEDLVVCQRLVDVGCEAIMPWAAPIGTGMGPSNPYALQILRERIQVPMIVDAGLGLPSHATQVMEWGYDGVLLNTAVALAQNPTQMAQAFSLAVIAGRQAFHAGAMPANHIAQPSTPTLGTPFWHQS; encoded by the coding sequence ATGATGTCCAATTTGAATGATTCTGGTTTTACTCTATACGGTCAGACTTTTTCAAGTCGACTTTTACTGGGAACTTCACGTTATCCGTCACCACAGATTTTGGAGGATGCTATTCAGATTGCGCAACCTGCCATGGTCACTGCTTCACTACGTCGTCAAGGTGCAAACCCTTCTGAGATCTCTAGTGGCTTTTGGGACCTGCTAAAAAAACTTCATATTCCTGTATTGCCCAACACGGCAGGTTGCCATCGACCCGAAGAGGTGATTCAGATTGCTCACATGGCCCGTGAGGTGTTTAATACTGACTGGCTTAAATTAGAATTAATCGGTGATGACTACACCCTGCAACCGGATACTTTGAATCTCGTCGAAACAGCCAAGATCTTAATAAAAGATGGTTTTAAAGTACTACCCTACTGTACGGAGGACTTAGTCGTTTGCCAACGTTTGGTTGATGTCGGTTGTGAAGCAATCATGCCTTGGGCGGCACCGATTGGCACTGGCATGGGGCCAAGTAATCCTTATGCATTACAAATTTTGCGTGAGCGTATCCAGGTTCCCATGATTGTGGACGCTGGCTTAGGACTGCCCTCTCACGCCACGCAAGTGATGGAGTGGGGATATGATGGGGTTTTACTCAACACTGCAGTTGCCTTAGCGCAAAATCCTACGCAAATGGCTCAGGCGTTTTCCTTAGCAGTCATTGCTGGACGACAAGCCTTTCATGCAGGTGCCATGCCCGCCAATCATATCGCTCAGCCAAGCACTCCAACTTTGGGTACCCCATTTTGGCATCAAAGTTAA